From Acropora muricata isolate sample 2 chromosome 14, ASM3666990v1, whole genome shotgun sequence, one genomic window encodes:
- the LOC136898795 gene encoding ficolin-2-like, translating to MTTDGGGWTVFQRRVDNSTDFYRGWTDYKFGFGNLSGEFWLGNDNLHRIAAAGNLTLRVDLEDFEGNVTFAEYSIFKVADASDKYRLLIGGYNGTAGDSMAFQNEMQFSTKDQKNDPWSSSCAVTFKGAWWYNTCHKSNLNGQYLGGPHDTFADGINWLAFRGYHYSLKRCEMKLRPQQ from the exons ATGACCACTGATGGAGGCGGTTGGACGGTTTTTCAGCGACGTGTCGATAACTCAACAGATTTCTATCGTGGATGGACGGACTACAAGTTTGGCTTTGGGAATCTAAGCGGAGAATTTTGGCTTGGAAATGACAACCTCCATCGCATTGCAGCCGCTGGTAACTTGACACTGAGAGTTGACCTGGAAGATTTTGAAGGAAATGTCACTTTTGCTGAATATTCCATTTTTAAGGTAGCTGATGCTTCAGATAAATACCGGCTTTTGATTGGAGGATACAATGGCACAGCAGGCGACTCAATGGCATTTCAGAA CGAAATGCAGTTTTCCACCAAAGATCAGAAAAACGATCCTTGGAGTAGTTCTTGTGCAGTGACGTTTAAAGGCGCTTGGTGGTATAACACTTGTCATAAATCCAATCTCAACGGACAGTATCTTGGTGGACCACATGACACTTTTGCCGATGGGATCAACTGGTTGGCATTTAGAGGTTATCATTATTCCTTGAAGCGTTGTGAGATGAAGCTGAGGCCCCAACAGTGA
- the LOC136897760 gene encoding uncharacterized protein, with amino-acid sequence MPDETNTEHLEALLQEKLRIVLEEKLKAIFEDTLNSILDNKFKEIHLSMSKLTESIEEVKKSASFISSQYDSLLQENKSLKVEVRKTTNELNHLKEEFNNLEQYSRRDSLEIRGVPVQRDEDTNALVVDIGRRMGVEVMEDDISTSHRLPIMNRGREASSRTPSIIVKFVCRDVRDKFFKAKKQLFGVSSRDLDFSRVAEQKIFIAESLTQRNKKLFADCLKAKYDLNFKYFWTSSGKILLLKNDNSPARLISCDRDLVKLRESEASNSRNGLGE; translated from the coding sequence ATGCCTGACGAAACAAATACTGAACACTTAGAAGCACTTCTTCAAGAGAAACTCCGTATTGTCCTCGAAGAAAAACTGAAAGCTATATTTGAAGACACATTGAATTCTATACTAGATAATAAGTTTAAGGAGATACATCTAAGTATGTCCAAACTGACAGAATCTATTGAAGAAGTCAAGAAATCTGCTTCCTTCATCAGTAGCCAATATGACTCGCTGCTGCAAGAAAATAAGTCTTTGAAAGTTGAAGTTCGTAAGACAACGAACGAACTCAACCACCTCAAGGAAGAGTTCAACAACCTGGAACAATACTCGCGACGAGATTCCCTTGAAATTCGTGGCGTTCCTGTCCAGAGAGATGAAGATACTAATGCCTTAGTTGTAGATATTGGAAGAAGGATGGGAGTCGAAGTGATGGAAGATGACATCTCCACTAGCCATCGTCTGCCTATCATGAATCGTGGTCGTGAAGCTAGTTCAAGAACTCCTTCTATTATTGTAAAGTTTGTTTGTCGGGATGTTAGggataaatttttcaaagcCAAGAAACAGCTCTTTGGCGTTTCATCAAGAGATCTTGATTTTTCACGAGTCGCTGAACAAAAGATCTTTATTGCGGAAAGCCTAACACAGAGGAACAAGAAACTATTTGCGGATTGCCTCAAAGCTAAATATGACCTGAACTTTAAGTATTTCTGGACCTCTTCAGGAAAAATTCTGTTGCTCAAAAATGATAACAGTCCCGCCAGATTAATTTCATGCGATAGAGACCTGGTCAAGCTACGCGAGTCTGAAGCTTCTAATTCTCGAAATGGACTTGGTGAGTGA
- the LOC136897761 gene encoding uncharacterized protein, protein MEDNLFSNQNSDLNNEKLDKIEQNAQAKNTKKATEWEVRKFMKCQTSDLNNEKLDEIEQKDQAKNTKKVTDWVVRKFKKWCKKRKISVDLKTVSPTDLSEILRKFYAEVKTGKGQALTPSALTGIRAAIHHHLTCAPLSRNINILQDSEFMSANKIFEEKAKLFTKENNAKPRHKSSIQSRDMQKFNRYFMEGQNKDSVWKDAEKLVEFIWFSLCFHFARRGREGWRELTRQSFEIKTHDTGARYVTKKLTEQTKNY, encoded by the exons ATGGAAGATAATCTTTTTTCCAACCAAAATTCGGACTTAAACAACGAGAAACTGGATAAAATTGAGCAAAATGCTCAAgcgaaaaacaccaaaaaagcAACTGAGTGGGAAGTGAGAAAGTTCATGAAATg CCAAACTTCGGACTTAAACAACGAGAAACTGGATGAAATTGAGCAAAAGGATCAAGCGAAAAACACCAAGAAAGTAACTGACTGGGTAGTGAGAAAGTTCAAGAAATGgtgcaagaaaagaaaaatttcagtGGATCTCAAAACAGTAAGTCCAACGGACTTGAGTGAAATTCTGCGAAAGTTCTACGCTGAAGTGAAGACAGGGAAAGGCCAAGCCTTAACTCCAAGTGCATTGACTGGAATTAGAGCGGCCATTCATCACCATCTAACCTGTGCTCCACTCAGCCGAAACATCAACATTTTGCAAGACAGCGAATTCATGTCTGCCAACAAAATTTTTGAAGAGAAGGCCAAGCTGTTTACgaaagaaaacaatgcaaaaccAAGACACAAATCATCTATTCAGTCAAGAGACATGCAGAAATTCAATCGATACTTCATGGAAGGGCAGAACAAGGACAGCGTTTGGAAAGATGCAGAGAAGTTAGTTGAGTTTATTtggttttctttgtgttttcattttgctcgCCGTGGCAGAGAAGGATGGCGTGAGCTTACAAGGCAGTCCTTTGAAATCAAAACTCATGACACTGGAGCCCGTTACGTCACCAAAAAACTTACTGAACAAACTAAAAATTACTAA